The DNA window GTGAGTTCTTTGATGCGGTTCCGGCGCTGGCGCGTAAGCTCCAGACCCTGATGGATGTCGGTTTGACCTATATTCGCCTTGGTCAGTCAGCGACCACGCTCTCCGGCGGTGAGGCCCAGCGCGTCAAGCTGGCCCGTGAGCTGTCCAAACGCGGTACCGGGCAGACGCTGTATATCCTTGATGAACCGACTACCGGTCTGCACTTTGCCGATATCCAGCAGCTGCTGGAAGTTCTGCATCAGCTGCGTGACCAGGGCAATACCATTGTGGTGATCGAACACAATCTGGACGTTATCAAAACGGCTGACTGGATTGTCGACCTCGGTCCAGAAGGCGGTAGCGGCGGCGGTGAAATCCTCGTTTCCGGAACGCCTGAAACCGTCGCCGAGTGTGAAGCTTCATATACTGCACACTTCCTCAAACCAATGCTGAAGTAAGTTCATCTGCCTCTTCTCGTCACGGGAAGAGGCATCATTTCATCACCGATGCCGCGGTAACGCCTGTTGATCGGCCGCTGCTCAGGCAAGAGGATAGCCAGATTCGTCAGCTATTCAGCCTGGCGTTAAACAATAGCGATACGCTACGGCAGGATAATCTGCTCGTACTGGAGCAAAACTACCAGCGGCTATACGCGCAAGTATCCAGCCAGGATACCGCACTGGCGCCGGAGTCAATACGGCGGAGTGGTTACAGCTAATAAAAGACATCATTAACGATGATGATAGCGGCATCCGCGACGCCGGAACGCTAACGCTTCAGGCCTTACAGGAGAAGGCGCGGGGCTGGTTGACCCAGGACTATCTGATTCTGCTGCAAGGGCAGCGTGATATTGCCGCCATTCGTGCTAACAACGAACGTATCGCGATGCAGACGCATCGCTGCTTCGACTCTTTGATATCACGCTGCTGGCGCTATTAGGCGGCCTGTAGTTTTTATGACAACAACTTGCGCTTACTTTCAGGGAGCATATCAAGCGCCTGCTGGTAAGAAGCATCGACCAGGTAGTAAATCTGTGAATCCGGCAGGGAGCCGTCAAGGAACACCGTACTCCAGTGGGCTTTATTCAAATGTCTACTGGGACGAACATCGTGATGCTGCTCCCGCAACAGCTGAGCAAGCTCCGGGCTGGCCTTTAACGATACTGCAGGCCGATTGTCTTCCACCTCTTTTACCATCGCAAACAACACGTCTGCCACTTTGATCTGCGTGGCTTTCCAGTCGCTATGCACGCTTTGCTCCGCACCCGATTTCGCCATGCAGTAGCGCAATAACTCCGAAATTGTCATCTTTATTCCCCTGTGAGCGTCGCGATGATATGGCGCGATCCGCCGTGAATACGGTGCTCCCCTAGCCAGATACCCTGCCAGATCCCCAGTCTAACGCGCCCGTCCTGAACAGGTAGCATCAGCGATACGCCAAGCATCGACGACTTAATGTGCGAGGGCATATCATCGGGACCTTCATAATCGTGTTCATACGGCGCGTTGTCCGGCACAGCATTGAGAAAATGCTGTTCCATGTCGTAGCGAACGGTCGGATCGCAGTTTTCGTTTAGCGTCAGGGAAGCCGATGTATGTTGGAGCAGCAGATGCAGCAGGCCGGTCTTAACGCGCGACAGCTCGCGAATTTGACCCAGAACTTCATCAGTGACCAGGTGAAAGCCCCGAGATTTCGGCCCTAAGGTCAGAGTTTGCTGATGCCACATGAACGACTCCTTTTACCAGTGAATCCTCCTAAGTGTGCAGCAATAAGCAAAAAGGTAAAACCTTTGACGCTTTATTTTGCACAAAAAAACGGCAGTTTGCGGGCTGCCGTTTTTACGATAAATGATTAACTCGCCTGGCGGCTTAATATTCCGAATTCACAATCACCTCTTCGCCCTGAGCTCCCGCCATCGGCAGTGGCTTATAGGACGAGTTTGAAGCCCGCAGGATGCGGATACCACGAGCACCGACGTCGCGAGCAGCGGCAATATCATTATCTGAATCACCGTAGAAGACTTTGATGTCCTTCTCCTGCAACCATTGCGTCTTTGTATTCTGTCCCGGCTTGTCGCCGGCAAAAATAACCGGATTCATATTCGTGGCCGGGATCAGGAAATCATCCTGCAAGGTTTTTGATACCGTTTCTGTTTTGGTCTGGCTGCGGCCGGTGACAAAATAGATGCTATCGCCGCGCTTCACGTGCATAACAATCAGCTGGCGCGCCACTTCTTTTGGCATGCTGAATTCATCCCAGCCGTTGTTCATTTTTTCCCAGAACTCCGGGTTTTTTAGATAATCATCGCTGCCGGGAGAATAGGTTTTCTGCCCGCGCCAGAAGCCAGGGCTGGAAAACAGAACCGTATCATCAATATCAAAGCCGACGGCCATCGGCTGGCGTCCCAACAGGCTATTTTCAATCTGAGCCACGGAAACCCAATGGATAGGTGCCTGTTCGGCGAGTTTCGCCATATTAGTACCCGTCCACAGCGGCTGCGGAGTGGAGGCACGGGCAACGACGGAGCTATTTAGCGTGAACAGTAAGCAGACGGCCCCAAAGGCCAGGGTGATCTTGCGCATATTTTTCCCTAAATAATCGAATCGTTATTATTTTCAATAATGTGTGTGCTTATTAATGCATCAAGACCTTAACCCCCACTGGCGCGGATAGGAAGGTTTTTCTACTCAGATGTCATATAAAAAGAGAATGATCACACTTCAGGAAGGGAATTACCCTCGCCAAAATATTGGCAAGGGCAAAAGCGGTCAGTAAAAACTTATATTACGGCAGCAAATGCCTGCGCCACGCGCTGGACGTTGCGTGAATTCAGCCCGGCCACGCACATGCGGCCGCTGGCGATCAGGTAGACGCCAAATTCATCGTGTAGGCGATCAACCTGAGCCGCGCTGAATCCGGTGTAGCTAAACATTCCACGCTGCTTAAGCAGGTAATCAAAGTTACCTCCGGGCACCGTATCTTTGAGCACGTTAACCAGTTCCTGACGCATAGCCAGAATACGGGTACGCATCCCTTCAACTTCCGCCAGCCATGAGGCTTTCAGCTCCGTATCGTTTAATACTGCCGCCACAACCTGCGCACCAAAATTCGGTGGGCTGGAGTAGTTGCGACGCACGGTCGCTTTTAATTGTCCCAGTACGCGACCCGCGGTTTCCGCATCTTCGCAAACCACCGACAAACCGCCAACGCGCTCACCATACAGGGAGAAGATTTTTGAGAAAGAGTTGCTGACGAGCATCGGTATTCCGGCGCTGGCGATCGCGCGGATAGCGTAGGCATCCTCTTCGATTCCAGCACCGAAGCCCTGATAGGCGATATCCAGGAAGGGGATCAGATTGCGTGTTTTCAGCACCTTAACCACCTCATCCCACTGGGCATTGCTCAGATCGGCCCCCGTTGGGTTATGGCAGCACGGATGCAGCAGCACGATATCGCGCTCCGGCAGGGTGTTGAGTTTCTCCAGGAAAGCCTCGAAACGCACGCCGTTGGTCTCATCATCAAACCAAGGGTAAGTACTTACTTCGAAGCCAGCCCCTTCAAATATTGCGATGTGGTTTTCCCACGTCGGGTCACTCACCCATACACGCGAGTCAGCAAAGTAGTATTTCAGGAAATCAGCACCCACTCTCAGCGCACCGGAACCACCCAGAGTTTGAATGGAAGCGACGCGATTCTGCGCCAGTACCGGATGATCAGCCCCGAACAGCAGCGGTGCAATCGCATGACGGTAGGTATTCAGCCCTTCCATCGGTAAATACACAGAAGCACCGTGCGGCTGAGCATTAAGGCGCGCTTCCGCCTCCGCAACCGCCTGTAGCTGCGGGATAATTCCATCTTCGTTGTAATAAAGACCGATGCTGAGGTTTACTTTGTCACTCCGCGGATCTTCTTTGAAACGCTCCATCAGGGAGAGAATGGGGTCGCCAGCGTAGGCGTCAACTTTCTGAAACACGTGATGTTTCTCCAGGTTTACATAAGGCAGGTTATTACACAATAAACCGGATGCGCAGGAAGATCGAGAGGATGTTGGTGGATAAAACAGGGCAATAACAAATAGGTGACCGTCCCGGAGGCGGCGCTTGACGCGCCTTGTCCGGGCTACCTGACCTCAGCATAGCCCGACCGAGGTATGGATTAATCTACGTACTTCATTGACACCCTTGAAGTCAGGCGCGTGATAAGTTCGTAAGCACTTACTTTTGTGATCTCAGCAATACGCTCGACGGGCAAGCCTTCACCCCAGAGCACGACCGGGTCGCCCGATTTATCCTGCGATTCGGGCCCGAGATCGACGCAAATCATATCCATCGCCACGCGTCCAACAATCGGCACCTCGCGGCCATTGACCAGCACCGGCGTTCCGGACGGCGCAGCGCGCGGATAACCATCGCCGTAGCCCATCGCCACCACACCTAAACGCGTATCGCGCTCGCTTATCCAGGTACCGCCGTAGCCAACCGGTTCACCGGTTTTATGCTCGCGGACCGCTATCAGGCTCGAAGTCAGCGACATCACTGGCTGGCAACCAAAATCCGCACCTGTCGACTGGTTTTCCAGCGGCGATACGCCGTAGAGAATAATTCCCGGACGCGCCCAGTCGAAGTGCGACTGCGGCCACAGCAAAATCCCGCCCGAAGCAGCGATGGAACGCAGCCCCGGTTTACCCTCTGTGAAAGAAGTAAAGATATCCAGCTGACGTTCAGTCGCACCGCACTCAGGCTCATCCGCACGAGCAAAGTGGCTGACCACGTTGACCGGCTGGCGGACGTTTTTGCACTGGCTAAGGCGCTGATAAAAAGCCTCGGCCTGTTCCGGCAGAACGCCGAGTCGATGCATCCCGGTATCCAGCTTCATCCACACGGTCACGGGTTCGGGTAAATCAGCCTCTTCCAGCGCCGCCAGCTGTTCCGGGCTATGTACCGCGGTCTGCAGACGCTGGGCAGAAATCACCGGCAGGTCGGCGGCCTCAAAAAACCCCTCCAGCAGCAGAATCGGCTGGGCGATGCCGCCCGCGCGCAGGCGCAAGGCCTCTTCGAGACGGGCGACGCCAAAAGCATCGGCGTCAGGGAGCGTTCGCGCGGTCTCAAGAAGACCGTGTCCGTAGGCGTTCGCTTTCACCACCGCAACCAGCTTGCTGGCAGGCGCCAGTTCGCGTAGACGTTGCAGGTTGTGTCGCAGAGCGCGGCGGTTAATGACTACAGTTGCCGCTTGCATTTAAATTCCTTAATAAAAGAATCTCCTAAATCATTCGTGTTGCAGGAAGGCGACAAGCCTGAGAATCCCCAGGAGCTTAGCAAACTAAGTGACCGGGGTGACAGGCGTAGTCAACGCATCTGCGGCATGAAGGATGACGGAGATTTACTCGTCGTCGTATTGTGGACCGGCATAGTTGTCAAAGCGCGACCACTGACCGTTAAACGTCAAACGTACCGTCCCGATGGGGCCGTTACGCTGTTTACCAATAATAATTTCGGCGATGCCTTTTAAATCACTGTTCTCGTGATACACCTCGTCACGATAGATAAACATGATTAAGTCAGCATCCTGCTCGATGGAGCCGGATTCACGCAGGTCCGAGTTGACTGGGCGCTTATCCGCACGCTGTTCCAGAGAGCGGTTAAGCTGCGACAGTGCGACCACCGGGACATGAAGTTCTTTGGCCAGCGCCTTCAAAGAGCGGGAAATTTCGGCGATTTCCAGAGTTCGGTTATCGGAGAGCGACGGCACGCGCATCAATTGCAGGTAGTCGATCATGATAAGACCGATACCATCATGCTCACGGGCAATACGGCGCGCGCGGGAGCGCACTTCCGTTGGCGTCAGGCCGGAGGAGTCATCAATATAGATGTTGCGTTTTTCCAGC is part of the Klebsiella huaxiensis genome and encodes:
- the tyrB gene encoding aromatic amino acid transaminase; its protein translation is MFQKVDAYAGDPILSLMERFKEDPRSDKVNLSIGLYYNEDGIIPQLQAVAEAEARLNAQPHGASVYLPMEGLNTYRHAIAPLLFGADHPVLAQNRVASIQTLGGSGALRVGADFLKYYFADSRVWVSDPTWENHIAIFEGAGFEVSTYPWFDDETNGVRFEAFLEKLNTLPERDIVLLHPCCHNPTGADLSNAQWDEVVKVLKTRNLIPFLDIAYQGFGAGIEEDAYAIRAIASAGIPMLVSNSFSKIFSLYGERVGGLSVVCEDAETAGRVLGQLKATVRRNYSSPPNFGAQVVAAVLNDTELKASWLAEVEGMRTRILAMRQELVNVLKDTVPGGNFDYLLKQRGMFSYTGFSAAQVDRLHDEFGVYLIASGRMCVAGLNSRNVQRVAQAFAAVI
- the alr gene encoding alanine racemase, producing the protein MQAATVVINRRALRHNLQRLRELAPASKLVAVVKANAYGHGLLETARTLPDADAFGVARLEEALRLRAGGIAQPILLLEGFFEAADLPVISAQRLQTAVHSPEQLAALEEADLPEPVTVWMKLDTGMHRLGVLPEQAEAFYQRLSQCKNVRQPVNVVSHFARADEPECGATERQLDIFTSFTEGKPGLRSIAASGGILLWPQSHFDWARPGIILYGVSPLENQSTGADFGCQPVMSLTSSLIAVREHKTGEPVGYGGTWISERDTRLGVVAMGYGDGYPRAAPSGTPVLVNGREVPIVGRVAMDMICVDLGPESQDKSGDPVVLWGEGLPVERIAEITKVSAYELITRLTSRVSMKYVD
- a CDS encoding secondary thiamine-phosphate synthase enzyme YjbQ; its protein translation is MWHQQTLTLGPKSRGFHLVTDEVLGQIRELSRVKTGLLHLLLQHTSASLTLNENCDPTVRYDMEQHFLNAVPDNAPYEHDYEGPDDMPSHIKSSMLGVSLMLPVQDGRVRLGIWQGIWLGEHRIHGGSRHIIATLTGE
- the aphA gene encoding acid phosphatase AphA; the encoded protein is MRKITLAFGAVCLLFTLNSSVVARASTPQPLWTGTNMAKLAEQAPIHWVSVAQIENSLLGRQPMAVGFDIDDTVLFSSPGFWRGQKTYSPGSDDYLKNPEFWEKMNNGWDEFSMPKEVARQLIVMHVKRGDSIYFVTGRSQTKTETVSKTLQDDFLIPATNMNPVIFAGDKPGQNTKTQWLQEKDIKVFYGDSDNDIAAARDVGARGIRILRASNSSYKPLPMAGAQGEEVIVNSEY
- a CDS encoding MmcQ/YjbR family DNA-binding protein yields the protein MTISELLRYCMAKSGAEQSVHSDWKATQIKVADVLFAMVKEVEDNRPAVSLKASPELAQLLREQHHDVRPSRHLNKAHWSTVFLDGSLPDSQIYYLVDASYQQALDMLPESKRKLLS